The following proteins are co-located in the Argopecten irradians isolate NY chromosome 9, Ai_NY, whole genome shotgun sequence genome:
- the LOC138332031 gene encoding organic cation transporter protein-like, with amino-acid sequence MSNLEDILKKIGEFGRYQIFLFLLMCLPSISNGCYMMALVLLAYTPKHRCKIPGYDNDTWTVQGDYHSSLINTTIPASDDSFFKYDRCHIYTQTGTGNTSSVSMEKCSSWVYDHDTFDETIVTQGDLVCSDEMKPAHAQMVYYCGVLVGDLFFGMLSDSIGRRRTILICSIILLISSVSTAFAPEFYSLTVLEFLVGASNHGLFILVCVMGIELTGPRKRMWAGVLIHFFFPIGLMYLTGAGFILRNWKTIQLVVAVPCAVHICLYWVIPESPRWLISQGRYKDAETILRKVAARNRKPYPEKIDLSRVEKVKPGRVWQLFTSKTLAWRTCIIFLNWFSVSQIFFGNTIHMSNLGGNFYLKFLLLAVVELPAIAVTIGLLSKFGRKTVQAFFMILSGGSNLLTIFTVLLGGEDFEAFTIALCCIGKLGSTGAFVVIYIFSSELFPTVVRTGGMGASSCVARIGGMSAPYIAKLGTLVGSHYGQALPLVIFGCVSVTAGIFTLFLPETVNKRLPDTIDEGARFGTSREDLNVCVSAVDFSDDSEETKFPPPED; translated from the exons ATGTCAAATCTAGAGGACATCTTAAAGAAGATCGGGGAGTTCGGAAGGTATCAGATATTTCTGTTCCTCCTGATGTGTTTGCCATCTATCAGCAATGGCTGTTACATGATGGCGCTAGTTCTGCTGGCCTACACCCCGAAACACAG GTGTAAGATCCCCGGCTATGACAATGATACATGGACTGTCCAGGGAGACTATCATTCCAGCCTCATCAACACCACAATTCCCGCCTCGGACGACTCATTCTTTAAATACGACAGGTGTCACATTTACACACAAACCGGAACCGGAAACACGTCATCGGTATCAATGGAAAAATGTTCGAGTTGGGTATATGACCATGATACCTTTGATGAGACCATAGTAACACAG GGGGACCTTGTGTGTTCAGACGAAATGAAGCCGGCGCATGCTCAGATGGTATATTACTGTGGTGTCCTGGTGGGCGATCTGTTTTTTGGCATGTTATCAGATAG TATTGGTAGAAGAAGGACGATATTGATTTGTTCAATAATTCTGCTGATTTCATCCGTATCGACTGCCTTCGCCCCGGAATTCTACAGTTTAACTGTCCTGGAATTCCTGGTGGGCGCATCCAACCATGGCCTCTTTATCCTCGTCTGTGTTATGG GGATTGAGCTGACAGGTCCTAGAAAGCGGATGTGGGCTGGAGTACTGATCCACTTCTTCTTTCCTATTGGACTTATGTATCTAACCGGGGCAGGGTTTATCCTGAGGAACTGGAAGACCATACAGCTAGTGGTGGCTGTTCCGTGTGCAGTACACATTTGTTTGTACTG GGTAATACCGGAATCTCCGAGATGGCTTATCAGTCAGGGACGTTACAAAGATGCGGAGACTATACTGAGGAAAGTTGCGGCAAGAAACAGGAAACCCTATCCCGAGAAAATTGATCTGAGCCGGGTGGAAAAAGTGAAACCGGGACGAGTCTGGCAGCTGTTTACATCAAAGACTTTAGCCTGGAGAacatgtatcatatttctgAATTG GTTTTCAGTTTCGCAAATATTCTTTGGGAATACTATACATATGAGCAATCTTGGTGGGAACTTTTACCTAAAGTTTCTCCTGCTGGCGGTAGTAGAGTTGCCTGCAATCGCAGTCACAATAGGACTATTATCCAAATTTGGACGTAAAACTGTTCAAGCTTTCTTCATGATACTGAGCGGAGGATCGAACCTACTGACTATCTTTACTGTTCTGCTAGGAGGCGAAG ATTTCGAGGCGTTTACAATCGCTCTATGCTGTATAGGTAAGTTAGGATCCACTGGAGCGTTCGTTGTCATTTACATCTTCTCCAGTGAGCTGTTCCCGACAGTGGTACGTACAGGAGGGATGGGTGCCAGCTCATGTGTAGCACGAATAGGTGGAATGTCAGCTCCATATATAGCTAAACTG GGCACGTTGGTAGGCAGCCATTACGGACAGGCGCTCCCTCTGGTGATTTTCGGCTGTGTCAGTGTGACAGCTGGCATTTTCACGTTGTTTTTGCCGGAGACTGTCAACAAACGATTACCAGACACAATAGATGAAGGGGCAAGATTTGGAAC atCACGGGAAGATTTGAACGTTTGCGTATCTGCTGTTGACTTCTCTGATGATTCGGAGGAGACTAAATTCCCTCCCCCAGAGGACTAA